The genomic window GCGGTCGGCGGCTCTAAGCGGCACGGTCAGCTTGCGCTCCTGGTACGGCATCAGGAAGGAGCCGGCGCTGATCTCCAGGAACGATCTGGTGACGATCGCCTTGGAGGCCTTCTCCTCGACCTCGGAGAGCTGCAACTCGCCAAGCGGCATCACCTGCTGGCCGAGGATCACGTTGGTGATCGGGTGGCTCACCGGGCCGATCTTCTTGTAGATGAGGAAGCGGTCGCCGGGGTTGCCGCCGTTTACCCGCCCGATATCGGTATAGACGATGTCGTCGGCACCGACCATCTCGCGGTTCTGGTAGAGGGAGATAACGATGCCGGAGGGCTTCATCCCGTTCTCGATGAGAAAGCCTTCGCTGCCGTTCACCGCGAAGGTCGCCGCCTGGGGCTCCTCACGCGGCTCCTGGGGCTTGGGCTGCTCAGCCTTGGGAAGCGCCGGGAAGGGCTCGATCTCGATGCGGTCGGAGTAGATGCGCACCTTCTGCCCCGGGTAGATGAAATGCGGGTTGCCGACGGTCTGGTTGTTCGCCCAGAGGTTCGGCCAGTAGTAGGGATCTCTCAGGAAGCGCTGCGACAGCCCCCAGAGGGTGTCGCCGGGGACGATGGTGTAGATGGTGGGTTGTTCCTGCGCCGCCGCAAAGGGTGCGGTGGTGGTGAGGCAAATGAAGAGCAGTGCCGCCAGACCAAGGTATTTTCTCATAGGCTCCTTTTAGGGGCGTGAACACCCCACCCTCCTCCTCGGGCACGCGCGCCGCGAGGTCTTTGCAAATTAATACAACGGCTTCATGACAACAGGCGGTACAGGACGGCCGAATCATTCATTAGTACTTTGCCGTCTTGGAAAGGGTAACGCGACCGGGGCGGACCGGTAAAACCGCGATGAGAGCGGATCGGCAAGAGTGCCGTTTCCCGGCCCGAAGTCTGAGAGCCGAGAAAAATTTAACATAATTAAAGCGTTTTGCCTCGTAATGTCAAGGATAAAGACCTTTTGGGGGGTTCATTATCGCCGCGCTCTATGCTACGTTGTCCCGGTGCAGGACCGGCGCCGAGGCCGGCAGCCTCACAGATCCACAGGCAGCTACGGTTACGGGAGTGAAGGTGACGCAAGAAGAACTGGGTAAGGTGACGTTGCAGAAGAAGATGCAAGGCCACAGGACGGCTGGTGGGAGGATGAAGCCCGAGCTCCTCGCTCCGGCGGGGAACATGGAGAAGCTGAAGGTGGCGATCCGCTACGGCGCGGACGCGGTGTACCTCGGGGGAAAGGCCTTTGGTCTCAGAAACCTCGCGGGGAACTTCACCGGAGAGGAGCTCGAGGCGGGGGTGGCCTACGCGCACACGCAAGGCGTCAAGGTGTACCTCACCGTGAACGCCTTCGCCGACAACGCCGATCTGCCGGAGCTCGAGCACTACCTGGACGAGGTCGCCCACATCCCCTTTGACGCGTTCATCGCCGCCGACCCCGGCGTCGTGGCACTCATCGCCGAGCGCCATCCCGGACGCGACATCCATCTCTCCACCCAGGCCAATACGACCAACTGGCGCTCCGCGCGCTTCTGGCAGTCCCAGGGGGTGACCCGGGTGAACCTCGCCCGCGAGATGTCCCTCGAGGAGATCGCCGAGACGGCCAGGCGCTGCGACATCGAGCTCGAGGTCTTCGTCCACGGCGCCATGTGCATCTCTTATTCGGGGCGTTGCCTCCTTTCGAGCGCCATGACCGGGCGCGACGCCAACAAGGGGGAATGCACCCAGCCCTGCCGCTGGAACTATTCCATCGTCGAGGAGACCCGCCCGGGCGAGTACTTCCCGATCCACGAGGACGAAAGCGGCACCTTCATCTTCAACTCGAAGGACCTCTGCCTGATCGAGCACCTCCCGGCGCTCGTGGAGAGCGGGGTGCACTCGCTGAAGATCGAGGGGCGCATGAAGGGGATCTACTACGCGGCGAGCGTGATACGGATCTACCGGGAGGCGCTGGACCGCTACTGGGAGGACCCGGAGGGTTACCGGTTGGAGCCGCACTGGCTCGAGGAGCTCGCCAAGGTGAGCCACCGCGGCTACACCACCGGCTTTCTCTTCGGCAAGCCGCGCGACGTCGACCACGAGTACCTCTCCTGCTACGTGAGAAACTACGAGTTCGTGGCGCTCGTCGAAGAGGGCCTCTCCGAAGGAACGCAGGTGCTCGTGAGAAACCGCCTGAAGGTTGGCGACGTCCTCGAGCTGATCGGCCAGGGGGCGAGCTTCACCCGCTTCACCCTGACCGGGATGCGGGACCTGGAGGGGACGCCGCTCAGCGTCGCGCACGCGAACCAGCGCGTGGTCCTCGAAGGGGTGGCCGGCGCAGGAGAGTTCGACCTGATCCGGCGCGAGAAGATCGACTAGCCTCCCACCACCCTGTTGCGCCCTTCGTTCTTCGCCCGGTACAAAAGCTGATCGGCGCAGGACAAAAGCGCCGCCGCATCGGCGCCGTCATCGGGGAACCCGGCGACGCCGATGCTCACCGTCACCCGCCCGAGCGGCTGGGTCTCCCCCCCTGCAAAGGGGTGCTCGGCCACCCGGCTGCGCAGATCCTCCGCGACGTTCAAGGCAAGCTCCTTGCCGGTCTCCGGAAGCAAAAGGACGAACTCCTCGCCGCCGTAGCGCGCCGCCAGGTCGCACGCCCGCGTGTTCGCGGTCAGCAAACCGGCGAGCCCCTTTAGGAGACGGTCCCCCTCGGGGTGGCCGTGGGTGTCGTTGTAATGCTTGAAGTGGTCCACGTCGAAGAAGATGAGGGAGCAGCGCTTGTCGTAGCGTTTCGAGCGCGCCACCTCCTGGGCCAGCGACTCCTGGAAGTAGCGGTGGTTGTAGAGCGAGGTGAGGCCGTCGCGCACCGCCATCTCCTTCAAGGCCCGGTTCGCCTCCTGGAGTTCCTCGTTGGCGCGGGTCAGCTGTTCCAGGAGCTCCCGGTTCTGCGCCACGAGGCGCGCCTTCTCCGCCGCGCGCCCCGCCACAGCGGAGATGAGGTCCAGGCTCTCGAACGGCTTCACCAGGTAATCGTAGGCACCGGCGCGCAACGCCGTGATGGCGGAATCCAGCGAGGCGTGACTCGTCATGATCACCACCTGGGTGTCCGGGTTGTGCTCCTTGATCCTGGTCAAAAGCTCGATGCCGCTCATCCCCCCCATCCGGATGTCGGTGATCACCAACTGGTGCGAACCGGACCGGAACACCTCCAAAGCCTCCTCGCCGCTCGCCGCCTCGGATACCTTGAAGCCGTCGGCGGTCAGCACCTGGGACACCACGCTCCTCAGGGTCTCCTCGTCGTCAACAACCAGCAGATGCATGTCCGTCCTCCTCTGACCTCGCGGGAAGGGTGATGATGAAGGTCGTACCCACACCCTCCTCGCTTTCCAGGCGGATATCACCGCCGTGATCCTTCACGATGCCGTAACTCACCGAGAGCCCGAGACCGGTCCCCTGCCCGGCGGGCTTCGTGGTGAAGAAGGGATCGAAGATCTTTTCCCTGATCTTAGGCGGGATGCCGGGGCCGTCGTCGGCCACCCGGACCTCGACCCCGCCCGCGTCCAGGCGTTTCGCGCTCAGGCGCACGGTGCCGGCCGCCCCACCCATCGCCTGCTGCGCGTTGATCATCAGGTTCATGAGCACCTGCTGCAGCTGGTTCGCGTTGCCGCGGCAAAGAGGGAGCCCCTCCTCCACCTCCTTTTCCACCTTCACGCTGTTGATCCCCAACTGGTGGTCCACGATGGCGAGGGCGTCGCTCAATACGAGGGCGATGTCCACGGCTGAGAACTCGACCTGCTCCTGGCGCGCGAACTTAAGTAGGTTCTCGATGATGGTCTTGCAGCGCTTGGTCTCCTTCTCGATGATGTGCAGGTTCTTCTCCAGCGGGTGCCCGCTCTCCACCCCGCGCAGCGAGAGCTGCGTGATGCCGAGGATGCCGGCGAGCGGGTTTTTCACCTCGTGGGCGATCCCGGCGCCGAGCGCACCGAAGGCCGCCATCTTCTCCGACTGCACGAGCTGCCCGTAAAGCTCCTTGAGCGCCTGCTCGCGCTGTTTGAGCTCGGTCGCCATCCGGTTGAAGGAGTCGCCGAGCGCGCCGATCTCGTCGCCGGAGGAGGCCGGCACCTCCACCTCGAAGCGCCCCTGCCCCACCATGCGCGTAGCCTCGGAGAGCTTTTCGATGGGGCGGGTGAGATGGTGCGACCAGAACTGGCTCAAAACCGCGGCCCCCACGAGCAGGGCCAGGGAGAGGACGAGGAGGTCCAGTAGCAGCGCGCGCGAGGTGAGAAAGGCGGCGCTCTTCTTGATCTGCACCCCTACGGTGAGCCCCCCGGTCATGGTGCGGGAGAAACCTCCCACGATGGCGGCACCCCGGCTTTCATACTCGCGGGTAAGCCCGGAGACGCGGCTCGCCTTTTTCACCCAGGGCCACCACTCCCCTTCCGGAACGCTCCCGACGCGCCCTGTCTCCGCGTGGGCTAGGAAGCGGCCGGAAGCGTCGACGACGAAGGTATCGAAGACCCTGGAGCGGGTGGCGATGCGTTGCAGCCGATCGAGCCGGATCACCGCGGAGGTGAGCACAGGCTCGGCCCCGTCTGCCGCAGGTTCGGCGATGGTCACCTTCATGGCTTGAAAGGCAGGAGAGACCGCGGCGAACTCAACGAGCGGCTCCCCTCCGGTCACCGGATCGATCCCGGGATCGCGGGGAGAAACGGCAGCCTCTTTCCCTTGGCTCCCTGATGAACCGTTTGCCGTGGCGGCGGGAGAAGGGGCCAATACGCGCAGCAAATCCTCCCGGGTCACCCCGACGGCATCGAGGGCCG from Geomonas ferrireducens includes these protein-coding regions:
- a CDS encoding sensor histidine kinase; amino-acid sequence: MNTRLKFPLRFKILLSQLLVVSVVLSLITFTMATLFQKDKTAYIHDLTSTMALHSAEEAGTLVTGYTEKLKLFSRLMSDREMGGREQALKGLFEEFGEFVMVTRNAPDGDEDVYDQAALDAVGVTREDLLRVLAPSPAATANGSSGSQGKEAAVSPRDPGIDPVTGGEPLVEFAAVSPAFQAMKVTIAEPAADGAEPVLTSAVIRLDRLQRIATRSRVFDTFVVDASGRFLAHAETGRVGSVPEGEWWPWVKKASRVSGLTREYESRGAAIVGGFSRTMTGGLTVGVQIKKSAAFLTSRALLLDLLVLSLALLVGAAVLSQFWSHHLTRPIEKLSEATRMVGQGRFEVEVPASSGDEIGALGDSFNRMATELKQREQALKELYGQLVQSEKMAAFGALGAGIAHEVKNPLAGILGITQLSLRGVESGHPLEKNLHIIEKETKRCKTIIENLLKFARQEQVEFSAVDIALVLSDALAIVDHQLGINSVKVEKEVEEGLPLCRGNANQLQQVLMNLMINAQQAMGGAAGTVRLSAKRLDAGGVEVRVADDGPGIPPKIREKIFDPFFTTKPAGQGTGLGLSVSYGIVKDHGGDIRLESEEGVGTTFIITLPARSEEDGHASAGC
- a CDS encoding GGDEF domain-containing response regulator, translating into MHLLVVDDEETLRSVVSQVLTADGFKVSEAASGEEALEVFRSGSHQLVITDIRMGGMSGIELLTRIKEHNPDTQVVIMTSHASLDSAITALRAGAYDYLVKPFESLDLISAVAGRAAEKARLVAQNRELLEQLTRANEELQEANRALKEMAVRDGLTSLYNHRYFQESLAQEVARSKRYDKRCSLIFFDVDHFKHYNDTHGHPEGDRLLKGLAGLLTANTRACDLAARYGGEEFVLLLPETGKELALNVAEDLRSRVAEHPFAGGETQPLGRVTVSIGVAGFPDDGADAAALLSCADQLLYRAKNEGRNRVVGG
- a CDS encoding LysM peptidoglycan-binding domain-containing protein codes for the protein MRKYLGLAALLFICLTTTAPFAAAQEQPTIYTIVPGDTLWGLSQRFLRDPYYWPNLWANNQTVGNPHFIYPGQKVRIYSDRIEIEPFPALPKAEQPKPQEPREEPQAATFAVNGSEGFLIENGMKPSGIVISLYQNREMVGADDIVYTDIGRVNGGNPGDRFLIYKKIGPVSHPITNVILGQQVMPLGELQLSEVEEKASKAIVTRSFLEISAGSFLMPYQERKLTVPLRAADRDLTGYIVQTQTGNQALAVNDVVFLDLGKAQGVQPGNMLYIVRDVVPDQRYTQVKIDKLPVEVVGALVVVSTGMNSSTAVIVKSVDTVYRGDRVEMKKSR
- a CDS encoding peptidase U32 family protein; translated protein: MQGHRTAGGRMKPELLAPAGNMEKLKVAIRYGADAVYLGGKAFGLRNLAGNFTGEELEAGVAYAHTQGVKVYLTVNAFADNADLPELEHYLDEVAHIPFDAFIAADPGVVALIAERHPGRDIHLSTQANTTNWRSARFWQSQGVTRVNLAREMSLEEIAETARRCDIELEVFVHGAMCISYSGRCLLSSAMTGRDANKGECTQPCRWNYSIVEETRPGEYFPIHEDESGTFIFNSKDLCLIEHLPALVESGVHSLKIEGRMKGIYYAASVIRIYREALDRYWEDPEGYRLEPHWLEELAKVSHRGYTTGFLFGKPRDVDHEYLSCYVRNYEFVALVEEGLSEGTQVLVRNRLKVGDVLELIGQGASFTRFTLTGMRDLEGTPLSVAHANQRVVLEGVAGAGEFDLIRREKID